The Daucus carota subsp. sativus chromosome 9, DH1 v3.0, whole genome shotgun sequence genome window below encodes:
- the LOC108201320 gene encoding uncharacterized protein LOC108201320 codes for MAKRTRSHLGLPQNPDNPQTDQDNPNQDHASGPLFTHVNPEENQTINPNDARVTIEMSQYKYTDVPVTTLHMSQLTNVELAEAIRQYHDRRESNRRLEDIGESEDSGNSRQSRGSVFDRIGDKAKKKKQKESEETRLKILAERKEQIRKEEEEKLEQKIALRVQLEEEKLTKGSRSKRYRKEATPELLSDDENEGPGQTNLRDMIDELNRKIGNDSGLEIGGTLTPFSHSLESIPQQKGLKHYNFESFNGLGDSEEHLHYFEQIAQIYYYNDLTKCRFFASTFKGGAQRWFSRIPSRSIRSWKDFREAFLRRFRANKTHELHMCHLETIRQYDNETLADYMRRFQEAINKISSLDEREALSIFRRNLDPENNERYVVELINKEPQSLAAAYAMAAKFIKKTDVLQAMRMTRNGSSKGKQTEERPRKEYHQDKKFKPDRQTNFIQGSGSQGASQPRRGSRSDPGPNRPTRESKPEPEWTPLNRPRTEILKEIRDKPFYYAPKPMQTPPESRPTNRHCDYHETHGHKTENCMSLKYFIEEQIGKGNMGQYIARNTINKGEGSGKQKNVVNVVLGGSCSPPTSPDPCHETLSIQAFPEQVISFSSKDFEGVTRGHNEALVVTLDIAENEVRRILIDNGSSANILFKHTMDRMQLGSIRMNDYREDPLYGFGNSIVPVLGTLYLPVRFETAPNQVSHMIKFYVTDTPSSYKK; via the coding sequence ATGGCAAAAAGGACACGCTCCCACCTGGGTCTTCCCCAGAACCCGGATAACCCTCAGACGGACCAGGACAACCCGAACCAGGATCACGCCTCCGGACCCCTTTTCACCCATGTGAATCCGGAGGAGAACCAAACAATCAACCCTAATGATGCCCGGGTCACGATCGAAATGAGCCAATACAAGTACACCGACGTCCCGGTCACCACCCTCCACATGTCCCAGCTCACCAATGTAGAGTTGGCTGAAGCCATCCGGCAGTACCATGATCGCCGGGAAAGCAACCGCAGGCTCGAGGACATCGGCGAGTCTGAGGACTCCGGAAACAGTCGTCAATCCCGGGGCTCCGTCTTCGACCGGATCGGAGACAAAgcgaagaaaaagaaacaaaaagaaagcGAGGAAACCCGGCTGAAAATCTTGGCTGAAAGAAAAGAACAGATccgaaaagaagaagaagaaaaactgGAGCAAAAAATTGCCCTCCGGGTCCAACTGGAGGAAGAAAAACTAACAAAGGGATCCCGGTCCAAGCGATATCGAAAAGAAGCAACACCCGAACTCCTCTCCGATGATGAGAACGAAGGACCCGGACAGACCAACCTAAGAGACATGATAGATGAACTCAACCGAAAAATCGGGAATGACTCCGGACTCGAAATAGGGGGAACCCTGACCCCCTTCAGTCACTCCCTGGAGTCCATTCCCCAACAGAAAGGCCTGAAACACTACAACTTCGAGTCCTTCAACGGACTAGGGGATTCGGAGGAACACCTACATTACTTTGAGCAGATAGCTCAGATCTACTATTACAATGACCTGACCAAGTGCCGATTCTTCGCATCCACCTTCAAAGGAGGGGCTCAAAGATGGTTCAGCCGAATCCCGTCCCGAAGCATCCGATCCTGGAAAGATTTCAGGGAAGCCTTCCTCCGGAGATTCCGAGCCAACAAGACCCACGAACTTCACATGTGCCACCTGGAAACAATCCGCCAATACGACAATGAAACACTTGCGGACTACATGAGACGTTTccaggaagcaatcaacaaaatatCCAGCCTAGACGAAAGAGAAGCTTTGAGTATCTTCCGGAGGAACCTGGATCCAGAAAACAACGAGAGATATGTCGTAGAATTGATCAATAAGGAACCCCAAAGCCTAGCGGCAGCATACGCTATGGCAGCAAAGTTTATTAAGAAAACTGATGTCCTTCAAGCCATGAGGATGACCCGGAATGGCAGCTCGAAAGGAAAACAAACTGAAGAGAGACCAAGAAAAGAATACCATCAAGACAAAAAATTCAAACCCGACAGACAAACCAACTTCATCCAGGGCTCCGGGTCACAAGGAGCGTCCCAACCCAGACGGGGTTCCAGGAGCGATCCGGGTCCTAACAGGCCGACACGAGAATCAAAACCGGAGCCGGAGTGGACTCCCCTCAACCGACCCCGGACTGAAATTTTGAAAGAGATCCGGGACAAACCCTTTTACTACGCCCCTAAGCCCATGCAAACTCCTCCCGAGAGCAGACCCACCAACCGCCACTGCGATTACCATGAAACGCACGGCCACAAAACAGAAAATTGCATGTCCCTAAAGTATTTCATAGAAGAACAGATCGGCAAAGGGAACATGGGGCAATATATAGCCCGGAACACAATAAACAAAGGGGAAGGATCCGGGAAACAAAAGAACGTAGTCAATGTAGTCCTAGGGGGGTCCTGCTCTCCCCCTACCAGCCCGGACCCCTGTCATGAAACACTATCCATACAAGCCTTCCCCGAACAGGTCATTTCCTTCAGCAGCAAAGATTTTGAAGGAGTCACCCGGGGTCATAATGAAGCTCTGGTAGTAACCCTGGATATAGCCGAAAACGAAGTCCGGAGAATCCTGATAGACAATGGCTCTTCAGCAAACATCCTATTCAAACACACCATGGATCGAATGCAGTTAGGGAGCATCCGGATGAATGACTACAGGGAAGATCCTCTATATGGGTTCGGGAATAGCATCGTCCCGGTCCTGGGCACACTTTATCTCCCGGTCCGGTTCGAAACAGCCCCGAACCAAGTCAGCCACATGATCAAATTCTACGTCACAGACACACCTTCCTCCTACAAGAAGTGA
- the LOC108201321 gene encoding uncharacterized protein LOC108201321 has protein sequence MQPPRTQKEVQKLAGSLAALRRFVSKLAERCLPFFGLLKGAKNKKSVEWGPECQKALEEIKAYLSKPPILTKALPGEPLYLYLSAGPLAVGAALIREESGQQKPVYYVSQVLKDAEIRYPNLEKFAFALITASRKLRHYFQGREIRVITDQPLRKIIHKPDVSGRLVNWAIELSQYSLTFLPRTTVKAQVLADFVVECNFPENKTSPMDTEPENRTDPDPDSWILHVDGSSTTERSGAGLILKSPDGFTIKTAISFGFAATNNQAEYEALLAGLRLTRTLGIRSLIIYSDSQIVVRQTNGEYLAKDPILTRYQALVQSYLARVPGHKILQVNREHNTEADNLSRLVQNSADLDSSVYFEELHKPTIENEEVSEINDGPNWMTPLINYIEKGELPEDKGKAQRLKAKAAKFFVEEGTLIRRTYSSPILKCIGPEEAEYCLREVHEGICGDHMSAKGLAYKIIRQGYYWPTIHQDSVEFVKKCKNCQLFSNVPRVSPVLPSSVLSPIPFAVWGIDIMGPFPRANGDLRYLLVSIDYMTKWVEAKAMRTINQQDCIRFMDNILMRFGLPRVLISDNEPQFIGSDFENYLKERGIKHKKSSVTYPQGNGQVEVTNRILLRGIEKRLEESKSKWPEELPHVLWAYRTSPRTSTGETPFKLAYGTEAMLPIEVGSPSHRVINFDEVANEEGIRVNLDLVDEVRDQAIEKMEKYKKKTRDHFSKKSRVKNFQVGDLVLRDTEASDPTNTGKLMPKWEGPYRVKEVLRPGTYKLEHMDGSEISNTWHGLRLRKFYQ, from the coding sequence ATGCAGCCACCCCGGACCCAGAAAGAGGTTCAAAAGCTAGCAGGATCCCTAGCGGCATTACGAAGGTTCGTCTCAAAACTTGCAGAAAGATGCCTTCCATTTTTCGGACTACTGAAGGGGGCAAAAAACAAGAAGTCGGTGGAATGGGGTCCGGAGTGCCAGAAGGCCCTCGAAGAAATTAAAGCATATTTGTCCAAACCCCCAATCCTAACCAAGGCCCTACCTGGAGAACCATTATACCTATACCTCTCCGCCGGACCTCTGGCGGTCGGGGCAGCCCTGATCAGAGAAGAATCTGGACAACAGAAACCAGTCTACTATGTTAGCCAAGTTCTAAAAGACGCAGAAATCAGATATCCTAACTTAGAAAAGTTTGCATTCGCCCTAATCACCGCTTCCCGGAAGCTTAGACACTATTTCCAAGGAAGAGAAATCAGGGTCATTACGGATCAACCCCTAAGGAAAATCATCCATAAGCCAGACGTCTCCGGGAGGTTGGTAAATTGGGCTATCGAACTTAGCCAATATAGCCTCACCTTCCTCCCCCGGACAACAGTCAAGGCTCAAGTCCTGGCCGACTTCGTTGTAGAATGCAACTTCCCAGAAAATAAAACATCTCCCATGGATACAGAACCGGAGAACAGAACCGATCCGGACCCGGACTCCTGGATCCTCCATGTAGATGGATCATCAACTACCGAGAGGTCAGGAGCGGGACTCATCCTGAAGAGCCCGGACGGGTTCACAATCAAGACAGCAATTTCCTTCGGATTTGCCGCTACAAACAATCAGGCGGAATATGAAGCCCTCCTTGCCGGATTAAGACTGACCAGGACCTTGGGAATCCGGAGCCTAATCATCTATAGCGACTCCCAGATTGTTGTCAGACAAACAAACGGGGAATATCTTGCCAAAGATCCAATCCTGACAAGGTATCAAGCTTTGGTGCAAAGCTACCTAGCCCGGGTCCCCGGACACAAAATTCTTCAAGTTAACAGGGAACACAATACCGAAGCAGATAATCTCTCCAGGTTGGTTCAAAATTCGGCAGACCTGGACAGCTCGGTCTATTTTGAAGAATTGCACAAACCAACCATAGAGAATGAGGAAGTTTCAGAAATTAACGATGGTCCTAACTGGATGACTCCCCTTATCAACTACATTGAGAAAGGAGAGCTTCCCGAAGACAAGGGGAAAGCACAACGGCTGAAGGCTAAGGCGGCCAAATTTTTCGTCGAAGAAGGAACACTCATCCGCCGGACCTACTCATCCCCAATCCTGAAATGCATAGGTCCGGAGGAGGCCGAATATTGTCTAAGAGAAGTTCACGAAGGAATCTGTGGAGACCACATGTCGGCAAAAGGCCTAGCATATAAAATCATCcggcaaggctactactggccaacGATTCATCAGGACTCCGTCGAGTTCGTGAAAAAATGCAAGAATTGCCAGTTGTTCAGCAATGTGCCCCGGGTGAGCCCGGTCCTCCCATCCTCAGTCCTATCCCCAATCCCATTTGCCGTTTGGGGAATCGATATAATGGGACCTTTCCCTCGGGCCAATGGAGACCTCAGATACTTACTGGTCTCAATTGATTACATGACTAAATGGGTAGAAGCTAAGGCAATGAGAACCATCAACCAACAGGACTGCATAAGATTCATGGACAACATCCTAATGCGGTTCGGGCTCCCGAGGGTCCTGATTTCGGACAACGAACCTCAGTTCATAGGCTCGGACTTCGAAAACTATCTAAAAGAGAGAGGGATCAAACACAAGAAGTCATCCGTCACATACCCTCAAGGAAATGGTCAAGTAGAAGTCACGAATCGAATCCTTCTCCGGGGCATCGAGAAAAGACTAGAAGAAAGCAAAAGTAAATGGCCGGAGGAGCTACCACACGTCCTTTGGGCATACAGAACAAGCCCCCGGACAAGTACCGGAGAGACCCCCTTCAAGTTAGCTTACGGAACAGAAGCAATGCTCCCGATCGAGGTCGGATCCCCCTCCCACAGAGTAATTAACTTCGACGAAGTGGCAAATGAGGAAGGAATCCGGGTCAATCTAGACTTAGTGGATGAGGTCCGGGACCAAGCCATTGAAAAGATGGAAAAATACAAGAAGAAGACCCGGGATCACTTCAGCAAAAAGTCTAGGGttaaaaactttcaagttggaGATCTCGTCCTCCGGGATACTGAAGCCTCGGACCCAACTAACACCGGAAAGCTCATGCCgaagtgggaaggcccatacaGGGTCAAAGAAGTGCTAAGGCCAGGAACATACAAACTGGAGCACATGGATGGCTCCGAAATATCTAACACCTGGCATGGCCTCAGGCTCAGGAAGTTTTATCAGTAA